In one Silene latifolia isolate original U9 population chromosome 10, ASM4854445v1, whole genome shotgun sequence genomic region, the following are encoded:
- the LOC141607854 gene encoding uncharacterized protein LOC141607854 has protein sequence MDIPYKGPRFTWCNKREDHSIVLERLDKGYGSWDWNDIFTNSGSVTVIMIRKLSRARNCMRIWSISKRKEWNKKWSDFDDTLVKGLHEIETKGVTQTFTDAYSSQVEYAKVSAKYWKQRAKIKWNIEGDTCSNVNKGFLSPDGRDALGIRFTPKEVYTAVFQLGPLKSPGPDGMPAFFFHKCWHFIKHDVIGTVLAMLNGNSSPEFLNKTLLVLIPKSSAPETVDNFRPISLCNVIMKIIRRCITNRLKKFMGKLVGDFQNAFVPGRNTGNSKRCESLDKVIKDYYHASGHVINDNKSSMTLSSCYTLSFARKCLKTFNIPCGANMGTYLGIPTDVGLSGGNKSKREIFEFIIDKFSFYRWCSRLFLSQPKGNGGLGIRRMKKFNQARLSKIGWRMIIHPDSILSKFIGAKYGLKWRDGDLLFNDGKSNSSWGWKVSVGTIESCLCLLMKLLRIKFLLFRFDVLKAATPSTGWLRRPGITQLRLAITLHYKIHGILQLLRRTVQEFLLRVWEFFRKSYGTYLDRKVGSFLFGNFSLNRCPLGK, from the exons ATGGATATTCCGTATAAAGGGCCAAGATTTACATGGTGTAACAAGAGGGAAGATCATAGTATAGTGTTAGAACGACTTGATAAAGGTTATGGATCGTGGGATTGGAATGATATCTTTACGAATTCAG GCTCTGTTACAGTTATAATGATACGTAAATTATCAAGAGCTAGAAATTGTATGCGTATTTGGTCTATTTCTAAGAGGAAAGAATGGAATAAGAAATGGAGTGATTTTGATGACACTTTGGTAAAAGGTCTCCATGAAATTGAGACAAAGGGAGTGACTCAGACTTTCACTGATGCATATTCTAGCCAGGTGGAGTATGCTAAGGTCTCGGCTAAGTATTGGAAACAGCGTGCCAAGATTAAATGGAACATAGAGGGAGACACTTGCTCCAA TGTCAATAAAGGGTTCCTTTCTCCTGATGGCAGAGATGCACTTGGTATTCGTTTCACTCCTAAGGAGGTTTACACGGCTGTGTTTCAACTTGGTCCGTTAAAATCACCGGGACCCGATGGTATGCCTGCTTTTTTCTTCCATAAATGTTGGCACTTTATTAAGCATGATGTTATTGGGACTGTCTTGGCTATGCTCAATGGTAATAGTTCACCAGAATTCCTGAATAAGACTTTATTAGTTCTTATCCCTAAATCTAGTGCCCCTGAAACGGTTGATAACTTCCGCCCGATTAGTCTGTGCAATGTTATAATGAAAATCATTAGAAGATGTATCACTAATCGATTGAAGAAGTTCATGGGAAAACTAGTGGGTGACTTCCAAAATGCATTTGTTCCCGGGAGGAATACTg GTAATTCAAAGAGGTGCGAAAGTCTGGACAAAGTTATTAAGGACTATTATCATGCCTCCGGTCATGTTATCAATGATAATAAGTCGTCGATGACGTTAAGCTCGTGCTATACTCTATCCTTTGCTCGAAAATGCCTGAAAACTTTTAATATTCCATGTGGCGCTAATATGGGTACTTACTTAGGTATTCCTACTGATGTGGGACTCTCAGGTGGTAATAAAAGTAAAAGAGAAATTTTTGAGTTTATCATAGACAAG TTTAGTTTCtatcg CTGGTGTAGTAGGCTTTTCCTAAGCCAACCTAAAGGGAATGGTGGTCTGGGTATTAGACGTATGAAGAAGTTTAATCAAGCACGTCTATCAAAGATTGGATGGAGAATGATCATTCATCCGGATTCTATTCTCAGTAAGTTTATTGGCGCTAAATATGGCCTAAAGTGGCGAGATGGTGACCTGCTGTTTAATGATGGCAAGAGTAATTCTTCGTGGGGATGGAAAG TAAGTGTTGGGACCATAGAGTCTTGTCTATGTCTTTTGATGAAACTTCTGAGAATAAAATTCTTGCTATTCCGATTCGATGTTCTGAAAGCAGCGACACCTTCTACTGGTTGGCTTCGTCGTCCGGGAATTACTCAGTTAAGATTGGCTATCACATTGCACTATAAAATTCATGGAATACTTCAGCTACTCCGAAGGACCGTTCAAGAGTTCTTGCTGCGTGTATGGGAGTTTTTCAGAAAATCCTATGGAACCTACCTGGACCGAAAAGTTGGATCATTCTTATTTGGAAACTTCTCACTGAATCGTTGCCCATTGGGGAAgtaa